TTCCCAGGTATATGTGAGAAACAAAAAGATTGCGTGCGAGAAAGCCGGCTTCAATGATGTGTCGATGGTGTTGCCGGCCGACACGACCGAAGAACAGTTGTTGGCGGAAATTGACACTTTGAATGCCCGTGACGATGTGCACGGTATTATTGTGCAACTGCCGGTGCCGGATCACATCGACCCGGAAAAAATCATCGAGCGTATTGACCCGAAAAAAGACGTGGACGGTTTCCACGCTTATAACATGGGGCGTTTGGCGACGCGCATGCCTGGGTTGGCACCTTGTACGCCGCACGGCGTCATGACCATGCTGGAAAAAACCGGCATTCCGCTGCGCGGATTGGACGCCGTTGTCGTGGGTGCGTCCAATATCGTGGGGGTGCCGATGGCATTGGAACTGTTGAACGCCCGTGCCACAGTCACGGTTTGTCACAGTGCCACCAAAGATTTGGCGCAGAAAGTGTCCGAAGCCGATTTGGTGGTTGTGGGCGTCGGGATTCCGAATATGGTGAAAGGCGAGTGGATTAAAGACGGTGCCATTGTGGTGGATGTGGGCATTAATCGTTTGGACGACGGCACTTTATGCGGTGATGTGGAATACGATGTCGCCAAAGAAAAGGCCAGTTGGATTACCCCGGTGCCGGGCGGTGTCGGGCCGATGACGATTGCCACCTTGATGCAAAACACTTTGCAGGCGGCTTACGCTCAGTCGTAACCGAATTGTCCAAAACCGCCAGGCCTGGCGGATATCTTATTGTTCAGCCGTTCGGCTGAACATTCATTCTCTTTTTATCGCAGCTGATGGTTGATGGCCTTAAATCGTATTGTCGTTTGAGTTTAAGCCGTTTGTGAGTTTTGGCGCAAGGCTTCAATATCCCGTCTCGGTGGCGCGCCGAACAGGCGACTGTACTCCCGGCTGAATTGCGAGGGACTTTCGTAACCGACCTGAAATGCGGCGCGTGCCGCTTCCATGCCTTCATTGAGCATTAAACGTCGGGCTTCATTTAAACGTAACCATTTTTGATATTGCAACGGACTTTTGGCCGTGAGTTGGCGGAAGTAGTGGTGCAGGCTGGAACTGCTCATTTGCACATGGTGCGCGAGTTCATCAATCCGAAGCGGTTGGGCGTAATTCAGTTTCAGCCAATCGATGGCGCTGGCAATCCGCTGGCTTTGACTGCCGACTGAAACAATTCGCCACAACCGTGGTGCCAAATCCGTTTGCAGTAAGCGGTAATGAATTTCCCGTTCAATCAGCGGGGCCAAAACAGTCATGTCGTCGGTGTGGTCCAACAAGGCCAGCAACCGCGTAAAGGGTTCCAATAATTCCGGGGTGACGGTTCCGAGAACAGCGCTGCTTTCCGCCGCATCGCCGCGTGGAATCGGCCGTTTGGTTTGTGAAATCAATTCCGCAATGATGCGCATATCGAGTTTTAAAACCAAGCCCAAAGAGGGGGTTTCGGGGCTGGCTTCCAGCACTTGTGAGCTGGCCGGCAAATCCAGTGAGGTTACCAGAAAGCGTTCGGTATTGTATTCATGCACATCGTCGCCAATCAACATTTGTTTGGCGCCTTGCACCACGAGCACAATGCTCGGTTCGATCAAACACACACACGGATCCGAGGGCGCTTCCCGTCGGAAAAACGATAGATTGGGAATCGCCGTCGGACAGTCTTCCTGATCCAGGGTCAAACGGTTAATCACCGCGGCCAGTTCATCATGCAATGCTTGAATGGCAGATGTGTTTGGTGTTTTGTTATGTCCGGTTGTCATGGCATTTCTCCCATTTATTTCACTTCATACGATACCGTTTCCTATAGTGCGTTGTCGAATACCAATTTAATTTTCTGGTGGATTAGGCAAGAAATTTGCCTAATTAATATACCTTTTAAGGTGGGTTTCGATGCAATATGGTATCCAACACTTAAGTTATCTTTGGCTGAGAAGAGCCGAGTGTCGCAGTTTTAGGAGTGAGTGGTGAGATGACAAGGTTATTGAAAAAAGCCTATGGGGGTTATTGGCATTAATGACCCACGCCGCTTTTGCACAAAACGAGGCCACATCCATGGAAAGAGAGTCGTTTATGAAAATACGCCTGGTGGTGGAAAATGCCGTGGTGGAAGCCACCTTGGATGATAACGCGACCAGTCGGGATTTTGCGGCGATGTTGCCATTGGATGTGACCTTGTCTGATTACCATCAAACCGAAAAAATCGCCGATTTGCCGTCGACCTTGTCGACGGATGGCGCGCCGGACGGTATCGACCCAGCCATTGGTGACATCACTTATTACGCGCCCTGGGGCAATCTAGCAATTTTTTACCGAGATTTTGGTTATGCGCGAGGCCTGGTTCGCCTTGGGCGCATCGATTCCGGCATTGAAACGCTTATTCAACAAGGTGAGTTGCGCGTGCGAATTGAACGTGTTCAAGACGATCCGGACTGATTAAAGTCAGTCCGGACAGAACGTAATAAGTTTCAACTAGGAAGGAGAGAAGGATATGCAGACTCGACCATTTTTCAGAGCGTTTTTGATTGCGCTTAAGAGCAGTTTCGCCACACTCGGCTTTGCGCAAAGCGATCTCCCGCAAAACCAGGCCCAGACCCTGTACCCGCTTGATACACAAGAGACCTTTAACGGCCCGGACGCTTACTTTACCGGAGATGTGTCGGTGAAAATGTTGTTTCCCAACAACGAAACAGCACATTACTCCGGCGCTTATGTCACCTTTCAACCCGGTGCGCGAACCGCGTGGCACCAGCATCCCGCCGGGCAGCATATGGTGGTGACGTCGGGCACGGCTTTGACCGGCACCCGAGACGGACAGGTGATAGCGTTTGAGAAAGGCGAAACCGTCTGGTGTCCGAAAGACATTGACCATTGGCACGGTGCTACGCCGGACGCGGCCATGACCCATTTGGTGGTGACGGGGAGTTTGGACGGTGAAAATGTGGTGTGGAAAGAAAAAGTCTCCGATGCCGACTATCAGTTGGCGGTGGCTGCCAATGTCTCCAAAAAACTGGATATTCAATCTTTGACGTTACAGCAGCAGGCGTTGGTACCGATTTCGGCCTTAACGGCCAGTGGGGATTTGACGGCCTTGGAAGCCGCGATGCAAGCCGGCTTGGACGCTGGGTTAACGGTGAATGAGATCAAGGAAATTCAAGTGCATCTCTATGCTTATGTTGGTTTTCCGCGCGCGCTGAATGGTATGGGGACTTTGATGAAAGTCGTCGAAGCCAGACGTACCCAAGGTATTAAAGACCCGGTAGGTGACGCGCCCGGATCGATTCCAAAAGGGCAGACCAGCCGCGAGTTCGGTGAAAAAGTACAGACCGAATTGGTGGGTCACCCGGTGAGCGGGCCTTTGTTCGACTTCTCGCCGGCGATGAATGAGTTTTTACAGGCGCATTTATTTGGTGACCTGTTCGCACGCGGGATTTTGGATCACCAGGCCCGAGAACTGGTCACGGTGGCTGCTTTGGCTAATATGGACGGCGTGGAACCGCAGCTGAATGCGCATATCGGTATGGCGTCCAATGTGGGGTTAAGTCGACAGCAATTGCAGGATGTGGCCAGGGTGCTGAGTGCCCGTGTCAGCCGGGAAGCCGGATTAAGAGTCGACAACGCGTTAAAAGCGGTGCTTGCGAAGAACTAGCGGGTGTCTGAATGGAATTCAAAATCGGATAACAGGAGTCATGAAATGGATAAGAAGAAAGGTCTGACCAGACGGGAATTTATTGAAACATCAACCATTGCAGGAGCCAGTCTTATGTTAGGAAATACACCAAATGCATCGGCCGCCGAAACACCGGCCAACCAAAACATTCCATCCAGAGGTTATGCCGCCACGGATGAGTCGGGCATTTTAACGCCTTGGGAGTTTGAACGTCGCCCGGTCGGTGACAATGACGTGCTGATTGATATCAAGTTCGCCAGCATTTGCCATTCCGACATTCACCAAATGAAAGGGCACTGGGGGCCACAACAGTATCCGCAGGTGCCGGGCCATGAAATCGTCGGGGTGGTGGCTGCCGTCGGTAAAAACGTCACCAAATTTAAGGTCGGAGACCGTGCCGGGGTCGGTTGTATGGTCGATACCTGTCTGGAATGTGAGGACTGTAAGGGACAGGGCGAGCAGTACTGTCCGGAAACCACCTTCACTTACGGCTATCCGGAAGAAAGTTCTCCGACGGGCATTTCTCAAGGGGGCTATTCCAATAACATCGTGGTACGCGATTATTTTGCGGTGCACATTCCGGAAAGCATTTCCTTTCAGGAAGCGGCTCCGTTATTGTGTGCCGGCGTCACCACTTATTCTCCGATCATGAAAGCCGAGTTTAAGAAAGGCGATAAGGTTGGGGTGGCCGGTATCGGTGGTTTGGGGCACATGGCGATCAAGCTGGCGGTGTCGAAGGGCGCGGAAGTTTATGCGTTTACCACCACGCCGGACAAAGCCAAAGATATTTTGGCGTTCGGTGCCAAAGAAGCCATTGTTGTGGACGATTTGCAGAAGCTGGCCCCTTACAAAGGGATGTTGGATTACATGATCACCACCATTCCAGTGCAGTATGATGTGGCGGCCTACGCTTCAGTGGTGAAGCCGAACGGTTTCTATACCCAGGTCGGGATGCCGGAAGGGTTTGCGCTGACGTTAAGCGCGATTGGCATGTCGATTAACCGGGTGAATTTCAATGCTTCCTTGATTGGGGATATGAAAGAAACCCAGGATGTGGTCAATTATTGCGCCAATCACAAGATTTACCCGCAGATTGAAGTCATCAATGCCGAACAGGTGAATGAGGCCTGGAAAAATGTCGTGGACAAAAAAGCGCGTTATCGTTATGTCATTGATGCCGCGACGATTTAAACCACGGTGACAGACGTATAAGGCCTATTGCTGTATTATGGCGTTTGACCGTAAACAAAAAAAGCCCCGCAATGCGGGGCTTTTTATTTTCCGAGCTGAGAAGTTGGAATCGTGGGTTAAACGGTTTCCGTGTCGGTGCCGGTGTCGTCACTGTCCGGCGTGGCTTCTGCTTCCTCTAACGGCGGTAAGCCCAAATAGTCCCGACGGAAGTTTTCCATGCCTTTATTGACCAAATCGGTGGTGGTCGTGAAGTTGTCCTTGACCATGCCGTCGAACACTTTGAGTTCTTCCAGAATGCCTTGGGCTTCGTCAAAGCCTTGCTGCAACCCGCCGCCAACGACTTCCATGAATTTGTTCATCAGTTCTTCACCTTCCAGTTCCGGGTGGACTTTTTTAAAGCCTTCCAGGAAGCCGGTGGCACCACTGAGAATACGGTCGGCGGTGTTTTCCGGCGACCAATATTCCATACCACCTTGTTTTTCCAGGTTCTCCAAACTAATGGCATTTTCGCCCAGGTCTGGTGCCAGAATGTCATTCAGGTTGGTAATGGCCGATTGGTAGGTCATTTTCAATGCGTTGCCGATGGCCTCGTCGGAGTTGCCGAACAAATGTGCCACCAGGCTGGCTTGGTTTTCGTTGCGGATGGCGATTTGGTCGAATTTCATTTCCTGCCCTTTCTGGGCTTTGTCCGACGCGAGGGCTTCACTTTGGGTGCCGGCCAGTTTTTGGTAGGCCTGTAATCCGGGTGGTATCTGTGAAATAGACATGACGATTTCCTTTTTCTGGTATTCGGTCTGGAGAAATCTTATTGTTTTTGAACCACTTTTCGTTGCTTTCATCTTAACGGTTTTTCGTTGTTTGAGAAAGCCTTTTCTCCAAAATCGTTATCGGCTGAAGGTTTGAAAACTTAAGAAAAATTTGCCTTCAGGTAATGAAAAAACCGATTGGCCAGTGTGCTGAGAAAAGTGATGTGACTGGCTGATAATAAAGGCAAAAAGTGGTATCATTCCGCTTTTACAGAAAAAGCACATTTTTACGGATATGGAACTCAACCCGATTTACACCAAAATCAAAGATTTTACCGAGCGCACAGACGTGCTTAGGGGGTATCTTTGACTATGAAACCAAGCAAGAACGATTAGTCGAAGTCGACCGCGAACTGGAAGACCCGGCGGTCTGGAACGACCCGGAACGCGCCCAGAATTTAGGGAAAGAAAAAGCTCAGCTGGATAAGGTGGTGAAAACCATCCAGGATTTGGACGGCAGTTTGGAATCGGCTCAGGAAATTCTGGAAATGGCCGAAATGGACGAAGACCAGGAAATGGTCGATGAGGTCGTCAGCGAGCTGGAGCGTCTGGAGCAGGAATTGGATCAATTGGAATTCCAGCGCATGTTCTCCGGCGAACTGGACCCGAACAATTGTTATCTGGAAATTCAGTCCGGTTCCGGCGGGACCGAAGCGCAGGATTGGGCCAATATTCTGTTGCGCATGTATTTGCGCTGGGCGGAAAGCCATGGCTTCAAAGCGGAGTTGATGGAAGTCTCGGCCGGGGAAGTGGCCGGCATCAAGAGTGCCACCGTCCATGTGCAGGGCGATTATGCCTTTGGTTGGCTGCGTACCGAAACCGGCGTGCATCGTTTGGTGCGTAAATCGCCGTTCGATTCCGGCAACCGACGTCACACCTCGTTCGCATCGGTCTTCATTTCGCCTGAAATCGACGACAGTTTTGAAATCGAAATCAATCCGGCGGATTTGCGAATCGACGTTTACCGCGCCAGCGGTGCGGGCGGTCAGCACGTTAACCGGACCGAATCGGCGGTACGTATCACTCACTTGCCGACCAATACGGTCACGCAATGTCAGAACGGGCGTTCCCAGCATCAGAATAAAGCGGAAGCGATGAAACAATTACGTGCCAAGCTCTATGAGTTGGAGATGTTGAGCCGTAACGCCGAGAAACAGGAGTTGGAAGACAGCAAATCCGACATCGGGTGGGGCAGCCAGATTCGTTCTTACGTGCTGGATTCCGGTCGCATCAAGGATTTACGTACCAATGTGGAAACCGGTAATACCACAGCGGTGCTGGACGGTGATCTGGACCAGTTCATCATCCCGAACCTGAAAGCAGGTGTCTGACATACACCTTAAGTCGGTGTTGGACACAATCGGCCAGGCCTGGTAGAAAAGCCTGATTGGCTTGACGATAAAGAATTGAAACATTTTAAGTGATTTGAATAGGAAACATCATGGCAAACCCTGAAACCCCAGCAGTGGATGAAAACAAAATCATTGCGGAAAGACGCGCCAAGCTCGCCGCTTTAAGAGAAGAAGGGCATTCTTACCCGAATACCTTCCGTCGTAACGACGTCTCCAGTGATTTGCACGAGCAATACGATGCCTTGAGCAAGGAAGAAATGGAAGCCATGCCGAAGGTGCGCGTTAAGGTGGCCGGGCGTATGTTATTGCGTCGTATTATGGGAAAAGCCAGTTTCGCGACGTTGCAGGATACGCATGGCCGTATTCAGATTTACGTGACACGCGACGAATTGCCGGAAGGGTTCTACAACACTCAGTTCAAGAAATGGGATTTGGGCGACATTGTGGGCGCCGAAGGCTATTTGTTCAAAACTAATACCGGTGAGCTGTCGGTTCACGTTGAGCACATTGAGTTGATCACCAAATCATTGCGTCCATTGCCGGATAAGTTCCACGGCTTGCAGGATCAGGAAATCAAGTACCGTCAACGCTATGTGGATTTGATCGTCAACGAAGAAAGTCGCGAAACCTTCCAGTTGCGCTCCAAAATCGTTCAGCATGTGCGTCACTTCCTGATTGAAAAGGGCTTTATGGAAGTGGAAACCCCGATGATGCACGTCATTCCGGGGGGCGCCACAGCCAAACCGTTCAATACCCATCACAATGCGCTGGATATGCCATTGTATCTGCGGATTGCACCGGAGTTGTATTTGAAGCGTTTGGTCGTGGGCGGTTTCGAGAAGGTGTTCGAAATCAACCGCAGTTTCCGTAACGAAGGCTTGTCGACCCGTCATAACCCGGAATTCACCATGGTGGAATTCTATGCGGCTTATACCGATTATCATCAGTTGATGGATTACACCGAAGAACTGTTGAAAGAATTGGCGGAAATGACCGTTGGTTCGACACAAGTGCCGTATCAGGGGCAAACTTTTGACTTCGGCAAGCCGTTTGCACGCTTGACGATGAAAGACGCCATTTTGCAATACAACCCGAATATCTCCGCCGAGCAACTGGATGATTTGGACTCGGCGCGTGCCATTGCGAAATCGTTGCACCTGGATTTGGACGAGAGTTGCGGGCTGGGCAAGATCATGACCGAAATCTTTGAAGAAACGGTCGAAGAAAAGTTGATGGACCCGACGTTCATTACCGAATATCCGGCGGAAGTATCGCCTTTGGCGCGTCGTAACGATGACAATCCGTTTATCACCGACCGTTTCGAACTGTTCATCGGTGGCCGTGAACTGGCCAACGGCTTCAACGAGCTGAATGATGCCGAAGACCAGGCGGAGCGTTTCAAGGCGCAGGTGGAAGCGAAAGACGCCGGTGATGACGAGGCGATGCATTACGATGAAGATTACATCATCGCCTTGGAGCACGGTATGCCGCCGACGGCCGGTGAAGGTATCGGAATTGACCGTTTGGTGATGTTGTTCACCGATAAGCCGTCGATTCGGGATGTGTTGTTGTTCCCGCATATGCGTCCGGCGGATTAATGCACTCGGTCGACTCGCGATGCCAATAAAAAAAGCCGCTTGAAACAGCGGCTTTTTTATTTTGAGCGGTTGCCTGAAAACCACCAGGCCTGGTGGTTTTTGGGATGGGTGGTTTATTCTTCCGTCAGATCGTACGGTAGCGGTTCCACATTGGCGGGGGCGCCGCTTTCACTTTTCAGGTGGCCGTTCACGGCTTCCAGGGGTTTCAAGGTGGTAACGGCCAAACACACCGAGCCTTCGAATACATCCGGTGCGGACAAAATGCAGGTGAACTTGTATTTTTTATCCGCGTCGTCGGTCAGAACAAACTCTTGCCCGGGTGCCGGTGCGTCGGCGTCACCTAAGTGTAAGCGAAGCATGCGTTTGGTGGCTTTGCCGCGGTAATGCATGCGGGCAATAACTTCCTGGCCGGGAAAACAGCCTTTCTTGAAGTTGATGGCGTCCAGCTTGTCCAGGTTCAAAAATTGGGCAATGAACTCGTTGCCGGTGACGGCATCCACGCTGGGTTGGCCGCTGACAATTTGTAATAATTTCCAGTCAATATTGTTGGTGGCTTCGCCGTTGCTTTTTAATTGTTCCCAAACCGTTTTCATCGACGCCAGCGGGCCGAAGAAGCTGTAGCAGTGATAAGGGCCGGGGCGCTTCACGGCGATGACGTCGCGCACGCCGTCCATATCGAGTGTCTTGACTTCATACAATTCTTTGATCTTGGTGGTCAGGAGGCGCTGGATGTCTAGGTCACCGAAGTCGCCACCGTAGCCGATGTGGATCATCTCGTCGGAAACGTCTTCCAGTTCCACTTTGGAACGCAGCTTGAACATGGTCAAACGTTTCAAGATGGTGTCTTTCAGCGAGCCGTCAAAATTCAGGTAAAAAGCGTCCTGATGTTTGAAGACCATCAGGACGGCCAAGACTTTGCCTTGCGGGTCACAGTAGGCACTTAATTGCGCGTGTTCGTCGGTGACGTCACTGAGATCGTTGGTGAACTGCCCTTGCAAAAAGTCAAACGCTTCTTCGCCGGATACTTTGATGATGGCTTGATGGGCCAGGCTGGTGAATACCGGGCCGTTTTTCACCATATAGCGTTCGATTTCCGGTAGGCCAAAGGTGGTCACTTCACCGGCGTCGTTCCACTGCGCGCCTTTGGCGGATAAAAAGTCTTTCCAGTCAGCGTTCATCATTTTTCCTTTGAAAAAAATTTGCGGGCGACCATTATACCTTGAAGTGACTGCCTTTTTGAATGCGAACGCACGGAGTCTCTTTACGCGGGAAATGATTTAGAGATTGATAAACCCCGTCGGAGTGGTTAATATCACACTATAAAACAATTCGATTGGAGGTTACATTCGTGGCTGAAGCTTTTAATGAGTTTTTAACATTCAAACTGGGCAAGGAAGAGTTTGCAATTGCAATCGACCGTGTTCAGGAAATTCGCGGTTGGCAGGAGCCAAGCCCGCTACCGAACGTACCGGCCTATGTGAAAGGTGTGATTGATATTCGCGGTACCATTGTGCCGATTCTGGATTTGCGTGAGCGTTTCCATATGAAGGCGGAATTTAAGGCGACAACGGTGGTCATCGTGGTGAATCTGGCGACCCGTCAGGGCGAACGGATTGTCGGTCTGGTGGTGGATGCGGTATCGGACGTACATCAATTCGATATGAATGCGTTGCAGGCTCCGCCGGACATTTCCAACTCCATCGATACGCAGTATATGCAGGGTTTGACTACGATTTACGATCAAGGTTCGGAAGCGGAAGCGAATATTCAGAATGAGAGCCGAATCGCGTCGGAAAAAGTCTCGAAAGGCCGGATGGTGATTGTCATCGATATTGATAAGTTGGCTTCGGAAGGGCTGATTGAGCAAGTTTCCAACGTCGATGAAGCCATCCCGCTGCGTAACGGTTAAACGTTGTAACGTTTAAGATTTCTTTTTGTTTTTGTCGTGCGGTTTGGGCATTAGCGTAGTCGGCTTGCTACGCTTCTTCATGAAAGGGTAATCCAGATTGAAGTTCAAACCGCGACTTTCCTTGCGTTTTAACGCACTCTTGATCATCAGTTCGGCTACCTGAGCCAAGTTACGCAGTTCGAGCAAATCGGCGTTCAGCTTATGGTCGTAATAGTATTCGTAAATTTCCTGTTTCAAGATTTTGATACGCTTTAAAGCGCGTTTCAAACGTTTGTCGGTGCGAACAATGCCGACGTAATCCCACATCAAACGACGCACTTCATCCCAGTCATGACTGACCAATACCTTTTCTTTCGCCGGCGTGACCCGCGTGTCGTCCCAATCCTTGACGTTGCGGTCCGGGTCGAAGGTGGGCTTGATTTTCGCCTTGATGTCCTGATAAGCGGTTTCGGCAAAGACCAAGCCTTCCACCAATGAGTTGCTCGCCAGACGGTTCGCGCCGTGCAGGCCGGTATAGGCGGTTTCGCCAATGGCGTAAAGGTTTTTGAGGTCGGTCCGCCCTTTGAGGTCGGTGGTGATGCCGCCACAGGTGTAGTGTGCGGCCGGAACCACTGGTATCGGTTGCCGGGTGATGTCGATGCCGACGTTCAGACAGCGTTTCTGGATGGTCGGGAAGTGATGGCGGATAAAATCTTCCGATTGATGGGAAATGTCTAAATAGACACAATCGATACCGTGTTTTTTCATTTCCTGGTCAATGGCGCGGGCCACAATGTCGCGCGGTGCCAAATCCTTGCGTTCATCATAATGCTGCATGAAGGGTTCGCCATTCGGCAGCTTCAAAATGCCACCCTCACCCCGTACCGCTTCGGAAATCAAAAAAGACCGGTCTTGCGGGTGATACAGACAGGTCGGGTGAAACTGGTTGAATTCCATGTTGGTGACCGAGCAGCCGGCTCGCCAGGCCATGGCAATGCCGTCACCGGTCGAGGTGTCGGGGTTGCTGGTGTACAAATAGGTTTTGCTGGCGCCGCCGGTGGCGAGAACCGTGAATTGCGCCAGGTGGGTTTTTACGTCTCCGCTGGTTTGATCCAAAATATAGGCACCAATGCAGCGGCGTCGGTCCTTGTTGAGAATGAGGTCGACGGTCATGTGGTCCGGCAAAACGGTGATGTTCGGGGTGTTTTTCACCACTTCCAAAAGGGTTTCGGTGACGGTTTTGCCGGTGTGGTCCGCTGCATGGATGACGCGGCGATGACTGTGTCCGCCTTCCTGGGTCAGGTGGTAGGCATCCGACGTTTCCTGTTTGCTGAAGGGGACGCCCATTTCAATCAACTCATAGATGGCGGCGGCCCCGTTCTTGGCGACCATTTCGACGGTTTGGGCGTCGCACAAACCGGCCCCGGCATTCATGGTGTCTTCAATGTGTGATTGTACGGAGTCGAAAGGGTCCAGAACCGCCGCGATGCCGCCTTGCGCATAGGCTGAACTGCCTTCGTTCATCGAGGATTTGGCCACCAGCGTGACGGAAAAATGTTTGGCCAGTTTCAGGGCGATGGACAGCCCGGCAATGCCGCTGCCGATGACGAGAACATCAGTGTGGGAATGAGGAAGGACATCGGAATTCATGCAGTGTCTAGCGTCTCTTGAAAATCGAATAAATGGTACCATATCTGTCATGCTGTTATGGAATAGAAATAATGGGTAACCCAAAAGAGTTAAATGCGGAAAACCGGGAGAATCGCCTGACGGCAAAAGGCTGGGTGGTGTCGGTTTCGGGTGAGATGGCTTATGTCTCGACCGAGCGTCAAACCGGTTGTTCCGGCTGCGCTTCGCAGGAAGGGTGTGGAACGGCTTCGTTGGCCAAACTGTTTGCG
The nucleotide sequence above comes from Hydrogenovibrio thermophilus. Encoded proteins:
- a CDS encoding chemotaxis protein CheW, encoding MAEAFNEFLTFKLGKEEFAIAIDRVQEIRGWQEPSPLPNVPAYVKGVIDIRGTIVPILDLRERFHMKAEFKATTVVIVVNLATRQGERIVGLVVDAVSDVHQFDMNALQAPPDISNSIDTQYMQGLTTIYDQGSEAEANIQNESRIASEKVSKGRMVIVIDIDKLASEGLIEQVSNVDEAIPLRNG
- the nadB gene encoding L-aspartate oxidase, whose amino-acid sequence is MNSDVLPHSHTDVLVIGSGIAGLSIALKLAKHFSVTLVAKSSMNEGSSAYAQGGIAAVLDPFDSVQSHIEDTMNAGAGLCDAQTVEMVAKNGAAAIYELIEMGVPFSKQETSDAYHLTQEGGHSHRRVIHAADHTGKTVTETLLEVVKNTPNITVLPDHMTVDLILNKDRRRCIGAYILDQTSGDVKTHLAQFTVLATGGASKTYLYTSNPDTSTGDGIAMAWRAGCSVTNMEFNQFHPTCLYHPQDRSFLISEAVRGEGGILKLPNGEPFMQHYDERKDLAPRDIVARAIDQEMKKHGIDCVYLDISHQSEDFIRHHFPTIQKRCLNVGIDITRQPIPVVPAAHYTCGGITTDLKGRTDLKNLYAIGETAYTGLHGANRLASNSLVEGLVFAETAYQDIKAKIKPTFDPDRNVKDWDDTRVTPAKEKVLVSHDWDEVRRLMWDYVGIVRTDKRLKRALKRIKILKQEIYEYYYDHKLNADLLELRNLAQVAELMIKSALKRKESRGLNFNLDYPFMKKRSKPTTLMPKPHDKNKKKS